Proteins from a single region of Bacteroidales bacterium:
- a CDS encoding T9SS type A sorting domain-containing protein → SANWVSVFVKELPTAIVQVDDDTICIGDTITISISLSGSGPWLLKGLTKTEFGGSPESLPDTLVNTSPFIIKDTPHVSAYYHIESFEDYSTGCSNDSANWVTVFVNPLPDVNLGNDTTICADQYITLDAGNIGAEFLWTPGESINHAITLDGSVLGTGSFTYSVDVNLSGCVTSDTIVVTFDPCTGINENGEGVSISIVPNPSNGLFHLSVEGIEGNSLLTIYSINGQIIFSEQVDNSGLVNKPIDLKSFPKGMYFLHLINNNLNHTEKIIIE, encoded by the coding sequence TTCGGCTAACTGGGTAAGTGTCTTTGTAAAAGAATTACCAACAGCTATAGTGCAAGTGGATGACGATACTATATGCATAGGAGATACTATAACCATAAGTATTTCTTTGTCTGGTTCAGGCCCGTGGTTGCTTAAGGGATTAACAAAAACTGAATTTGGTGGCTCACCCGAGAGCTTGCCCGACACTCTTGTTAATACAAGCCCTTTCATCATAAAAGATACTCCTCATGTAAGTGCATATTACCATATTGAAAGCTTTGAAGACTATTCTACGGGTTGCTCCAATGACAGCGCCAACTGGGTTACAGTTTTTGTGAATCCATTACCTGATGTTAATCTGGGAAATGACACAACAATCTGTGCAGATCAATACATTACACTTGATGCAGGCAATATCGGCGCTGAATTCTTATGGACTCCCGGCGAGTCGATTAATCATGCAATCACATTAGATGGCAGTGTTCTGGGTACAGGTTCATTTACATACTCTGTAGATGTAAACTTAAGTGGATGCGTAACTTCAGATACAATTGTTGTTACCTTTGATCCATGCACAGGCATAAATGAAAATGGTGAAGGGGTTAGTATCAGCATTGTCCCCAACCCTTCAAATGGATTATTCCATCTCAGTGTTGAAGGAATTGAAGGTAATTCACTATTGACAATTTATTCCATCAATGGCCAGATAATTTTCAGTGAACAAGTAGATAATTCAGGCTTGGTTAATAAACCTATTGATTTGAAATCATTCCCGAAAGGCATGTATTTCCTTCACCTGATAAATAATAATCTGAACCATACAGAAAAAATTATCATTGAATAA
- a CDS encoding B12-binding domain-containing radical SAM protein has protein sequence MTSKKKQNGRKKIYLILPKQQYVNYYGQTELCKMMGKKKFMLSLAMPMIAALTPPEYEVRIIDEDIEKLPKELPDIAGISALATTVKRAYEICDAYRSAGVKVILGGPYVSYMVEEASKHADAVVVGEAEGSWEQCLQDIEKNELKSVYNPGNYCDFKNIPLPRWDLVDMKKVFQVGIQVSRGCPYKCEFCLVTNLFGNKMRYRNIENVIEEIKSLPVRKMLFVDDNLTANKKYAHELMTALKPLKISWGCMASIDIARDEDLLKAMNDAGCFNILIGFESLNAGSLYETKKRQNRDALIYEDAIKKIHSYGIHITASFVIGFDNDTPEEFESLYYFTQKTGLSYINFNILGAPYGSELEKRLTAEGRMYDIDRDMMGGLFPCIHYKKMSQIELFDKYLETLIRMYSYESIYHKAKILFGDGFFTKKYNDGNPSVAFRAKLVFKLLKEFIFTSEPYKRKFFLIMISFIRKKKTAVDMGLSHILSMVSYHKYINELNSESEHFRQMIRRYDIGPWELHVKNSRNI, from the coding sequence ATGACTTCAAAAAAGAAGCAAAACGGAAGAAAAAAGATATACCTCATTTTGCCGAAACAGCAATATGTAAATTATTACGGGCAGACGGAGCTATGTAAAATGATGGGGAAGAAAAAGTTTATGCTTTCCCTTGCGATGCCCATGATTGCGGCTTTAACTCCCCCCGAATATGAGGTACGCATTATTGATGAGGATATAGAAAAATTACCTAAAGAATTGCCTGATATTGCAGGTATTTCAGCATTGGCAACCACTGTAAAACGCGCTTACGAAATATGTGATGCATACCGGTCTGCCGGCGTAAAAGTTATACTTGGAGGGCCTTATGTTTCATATATGGTTGAAGAAGCAAGCAAGCATGCCGATGCAGTTGTGGTTGGTGAGGCAGAAGGTTCCTGGGAGCAATGCCTGCAGGATATTGAAAAGAATGAACTAAAATCGGTTTATAACCCTGGCAATTATTGCGATTTTAAAAATATTCCTTTACCAAGATGGGACCTTGTTGATATGAAAAAAGTTTTTCAGGTTGGGATACAGGTTTCAAGAGGTTGCCCTTACAAATGTGAATTTTGTTTGGTAACCAATCTTTTTGGCAACAAAATGCGCTATCGGAATATTGAAAATGTCATAGAAGAAATAAAATCGTTACCGGTCAGAAAAATGCTGTTTGTGGATGACAACCTGACTGCAAACAAAAAATATGCTCACGAATTAATGACGGCTTTAAAACCCCTGAAAATATCCTGGGGATGTATGGCAAGTATTGATATTGCCAGAGATGAGGACCTGCTGAAAGCAATGAACGATGCCGGTTGTTTTAACATTTTGATAGGTTTTGAATCCTTAAATGCCGGGAGCTTATACGAAACAAAGAAAAGGCAAAACCGTGATGCCCTGATTTATGAAGATGCTATTAAGAAAATACATTCATACGGGATTCATATCACAGCTTCCTTTGTCATCGGTTTTGATAATGATACTCCGGAAGAGTTTGAAAGTTTATACTATTTCACACAAAAAACAGGATTGTCGTACATAAATTTTAACATACTTGGAGCGCCTTATGGATCAGAACTTGAAAAACGCCTGACTGCTGAAGGGCGGATGTACGATATTGACAGGGATATGATGGGTGGATTGTTTCCATGCATTCATTATAAAAAGATGTCTCAGATTGAATTGTTCGACAAGTATCTGGAAACTCTTATAAGAATGTATTCTTATGAGTCAATATATCATAAAGCTAAAATACTTTTTGGTGATGGGTTTTTTACTAAAAAATATAATGATGGAAACCCAAGTGTTGCCTTTCGTGCAAAGCTTGTTTTTAAACTGCTCAAAGAGTTTATTTTTACTTCAGAACCCTATAAAAGAAAGTTCTTTTTGATAATGATTTCTTTTATCCGAAAGAAAAAAACAGCTGTAGATATGGGCCTGTCGCACATCTTGTCAATGGTAAGTTATCATAAGTACATAAATGAACTTAACTCAGAATCAGAACACTTCAGACAGATGATAAGGCGTTATGATATTGGCCCGTGGGAGTTGCATGTAAAGAACAGCAGAAATATATAA
- a CDS encoding 3-oxoacyl-ACP synthase III family protein: protein MKNRNVKICGTGRFLPGNAVAFDDVERYLGKISEAPFAVAKWFTRIKPLMKEMLDIDYYHFAIDPDTREFFEDNVSMSVKAAKEALNHAGLIPENIQFIAYGSAHQHQMPTASVRIQEALGITSCSEISIHANCTSAYKAFLVAYEFIKSGRYDNALVISSGISSSELIAEYYNQPLIKKEELFLRYFLCDGAGALVLQNTPEKSGLIVENAYIESIGGNKPAAMLNRRPAYWQNPKKEFETGAHHLAQMFNEQLRLHFHDVDGSVFYKGLRRMMEKYDIDATSVKYFQVNFPSKHIAELIMDECESLGIKREALYTKMNDMGYVGPPMVFICLDKIIREEKLSENDIILSFVTEVSKFMQAGFTLRYY from the coding sequence ATGAAAAACAGAAATGTTAAAATATGCGGCACGGGGCGTTTTCTTCCGGGAAATGCTGTTGCTTTTGATGATGTTGAAAGATACTTGGGCAAAATATCAGAGGCTCCATTTGCTGTTGCGAAATGGTTTACCCGGATTAAACCTCTGATGAAAGAAATGTTGGATATTGACTATTATCACTTTGCTATAGATCCGGATACCCGTGAATTTTTTGAAGACAACGTAAGCATGTCGGTGAAAGCGGCGAAAGAAGCTTTGAATCATGCAGGCCTTATTCCTGAAAACATACAGTTTATTGCATACGGCAGCGCTCACCAGCATCAAATGCCTACTGCCAGTGTCAGGATACAGGAAGCATTAGGTATTACTTCCTGCAGCGAAATATCAATACATGCCAACTGCACTTCTGCCTATAAAGCTTTTCTTGTTGCTTACGAATTTATTAAGTCAGGGCGGTACGATAATGCACTGGTAATATCCTCAGGTATTTCCTCTTCCGAACTTATCGCCGAATATTATAACCAGCCACTGATAAAGAAAGAAGAACTCTTTCTCCGTTATTTTTTATGTGATGGCGCAGGCGCATTGGTACTGCAAAATACACCAGAAAAATCAGGACTTATTGTCGAGAATGCCTATATCGAGTCAATAGGAGGTAATAAACCTGCAGCCATGCTGAACAGACGCCCGGCATACTGGCAAAATCCAAAGAAGGAGTTTGAAACCGGAGCTCACCATCTTGCTCAGATGTTCAACGAGCAATTACGGTTGCATTTTCATGATGTCGATGGTTCTGTGTTTTATAAAGGGTTACGAAGAATGATGGAAAAATACGATATTGATGCTACGAGCGTGAAGTATTTTCAGGTGAATTTCCCATCCAAGCATATTGCTGAGTTAATCATGGATGAATGCGAGTCTCTGGGTATCAAAAGGGAAGCTTTGTACACCAAAATGAATGACATGGGATATGTCGGCCCGCCTATGGTTTTCATTTGTCTTGATAAAATTATCCGCGAAGAAAAACTTTCAGAAAATGATATAATTCTCAGTTTTGTTACAGAAGTAAGCAAATTTATGCAGGCGGGTTTTACATTAAGGTATTACTGA